One Alkaliphilus sp. B6464 genomic window carries:
- a CDS encoding calcium-translocating P-type ATPase, PMCA-type translates to MNNHFKGLSQNEVELSRQKNGSNSLTQLETETFWQKFIGNFNDPIIKILIFALVINVIFVFMGKAHWYESAGIAVAVLLATLVGTWSEHSNENAFQKLQEDASKIKVKVFRDSKIEEVLIDDIVVEDLVVLQSGDLIPADGKLIDGELRVDQATLNGESKEAKKFVMPKDYIETEEEKKKNFFNEYKLFRGTVVVSGEGVMEVITVGDNTQYGKLAQEMQTEDRESPLKIKLEKLAEQISMFGYIGGGLITIAYFFQRSVIDNNFDMAKIATYFSNWSNPVNDLVTAIILGVIIIVVAVPEGLPMMIAMVLSLNMRKMLRDNVLVRKLVGIETAGGLNILFSDKTGTITKGQLEVVEFITGDIQKHNNYDSIQSNLKKILHLSLTENTNALISEPEKDNGTYQIIGGNATERAVLGFINHSKKQDLYNVKKVKTMPFSSDKKYSASQVDGDYNLTLIKGAPEKIISKCKFYYDENGDKQAFKNYEEIENQMNEMASRAIRILAIATSEEALDEDGEFDNLTLVGILGIRDDVRPEATKAIREVQQAGIQVVMITGDRKETAVSIARDSGLLTDESQIVLTSDELQKISDEDLKKMLPNIRVIARALPTDKSRLVRISQELNLVVGMTGDGVNDSPALKQADVGFAMGSGTEVAKEAGDIVILDDNFQSIARAVLYGRTIFKSIRKFIIFQLTINVSAVFISFIGPFIGIHEALTITQMLWVNLVMDTLAALAFGGEPALKRYMNEKPKRRDENILSKYMWSSIGVGGIFTALVSIFFLTSKTVGDMFIGGSQGLHHMTAFFSFFILTAVFNSFNARTSNMNIFEHIGQNKDFLKVMGLIVIIQVVMTYIGGVVLRTTPLALNEWLIVLLFSVMIIPVDLIRKTIMKSDEAY, encoded by the coding sequence GTGAACAATCATTTTAAAGGCTTAAGTCAAAATGAGGTAGAGCTATCAAGACAAAAGAATGGGTCTAACTCTCTAACACAATTGGAAACTGAGACTTTTTGGCAAAAGTTTATTGGGAATTTTAATGATCCAATTATAAAAATATTAATTTTTGCCTTAGTCATCAATGTTATATTTGTATTTATGGGTAAAGCTCATTGGTATGAATCAGCAGGTATTGCAGTTGCAGTTTTACTTGCAACACTTGTAGGTACTTGGTCAGAGCATAGTAATGAAAATGCCTTTCAGAAATTACAGGAAGATGCATCTAAAATTAAGGTTAAGGTGTTTAGAGATAGTAAAATAGAGGAAGTATTAATAGATGATATTGTTGTAGAGGATTTAGTTGTTCTACAGTCAGGAGATTTAATTCCAGCAGATGGAAAACTGATTGATGGGGAATTAAGAGTAGACCAGGCAACTTTAAATGGTGAGTCTAAAGAAGCTAAGAAATTTGTTATGCCTAAGGACTATATTGAGACAGAAGAAGAAAAGAAAAAAAACTTCTTCAACGAGTATAAACTATTTAGGGGAACTGTTGTAGTAAGTGGGGAAGGTGTTATGGAGGTTATAACTGTAGGTGATAATACACAATACGGAAAACTGGCTCAAGAGATGCAGACCGAAGACAGAGAATCTCCACTTAAAATCAAACTTGAAAAATTAGCAGAACAAATTTCGATGTTTGGATATATCGGCGGTGGATTAATAACTATTGCCTACTTTTTTCAAAGATCAGTAATTGACAATAACTTTGATATGGCAAAAATCGCCACATATTTTAGTAATTGGTCTAATCCTGTTAATGATTTAGTAACTGCTATTATTCTTGGTGTAATTATTATAGTTGTTGCTGTTCCAGAAGGATTACCTATGATGATAGCCATGGTGCTTTCATTAAACATGAGAAAGATGCTTAGGGATAACGTTCTTGTTAGAAAGCTAGTTGGTATAGAGACTGCTGGAGGTCTAAATATATTGTTTTCAGATAAAACTGGTACAATTACTAAAGGCCAGCTTGAGGTAGTAGAATTTATAACTGGAGATATTCAAAAGCATAATAATTATGACTCTATTCAAAGTAACTTAAAAAAAATACTACATTTATCATTAACTGAAAATACAAATGCTCTCATTAGTGAGCCAGAGAAGGATAATGGCACATATCAAATAATTGGAGGTAATGCTACCGAGAGAGCTGTTCTTGGATTTATAAATCATAGCAAGAAACAAGATCTTTATAATGTAAAAAAAGTAAAAACTATGCCTTTTAGCTCTGATAAAAAGTATTCAGCTAGTCAAGTTGATGGCGATTACAACTTAACTCTAATAAAAGGCGCACCAGAAAAAATTATTTCAAAGTGTAAATTTTATTATGATGAAAATGGGGACAAGCAGGCTTTCAAAAATTATGAAGAAATTGAAAATCAAATGAATGAAATGGCATCAAGGGCAATTAGAATACTAGCTATAGCAACTTCTGAGGAAGCATTAGATGAAGATGGAGAATTTGATAATCTTACTCTTGTAGGTATTCTAGGTATAAGAGATGATGTAAGACCAGAGGCTACTAAGGCTATCCGTGAAGTGCAACAAGCGGGAATACAGGTTGTTATGATTACTGGCGATAGAAAAGAAACTGCAGTATCTATTGCAAGAGATTCGGGTCTATTAACGGATGAAAGTCAGATAGTATTAACTTCTGATGAACTACAAAAAATATCAGATGAAGATTTAAAGAAAATGCTTCCAAATATTCGGGTTATAGCAAGAGCATTGCCTACTGATAAATCTAGACTTGTAAGGATTTCACAAGAGCTTAACCTTGTAGTTGGTATGACAGGAGATGGAGTTAATGACTCTCCTGCTTTAAAACAAGCTGATGTTGGGTTTGCTATGGGTTCTGGAACAGAGGTAGCAAAAGAAGCCGGAGATATTGTTATTTTAGATGATAACTTCCAATCTATCGCTAGAGCAGTGTTGTATGGAAGAACAATTTTTAAGAGTATTAGAAAGTTTATTATTTTCCAATTAACAATAAATGTTTCAGCGGTATTTATAAGTTTTATAGGACCATTTATTGGTATTCATGAAGCTCTGACTATTACACAAATGCTTTGGGTTAATTTAGTTATGGATACGTTAGCTGCTCTTGCTTTTGGTGGAGAGCCAGCCCTTAAGCGATATATGAATGAAAAGCCAAAAAGAAGAGACGAGAATATTCTTTCAAAATATATGTGGTCTTCAATAGGTGTAGGGGGAATTTTTACAGCATTAGTTAGCATATTCTTCCTGACTTCTAAGACTGTTGGTGACATGTTTATAGGTGGAAGTCAAGGACTACACCATATGACTGCGTTTTTCAGCTTCTTTATTTTAACTGCAGTATTTAACAGCTTTAATGCTAGAACATCAAACATGAATATATTCGAGCATATTGGTCAAAATAAAGATTTCCTAAAGGTTATGGGGCTTATTGTAATTATTCAAGTAGTTATGACATATATAGGCGGTGTAGTTTTAAGAACTACTCCTCTTGCATTAAATGAATGGCTGATTGTATTGTTATTCTCAGTAATGATTATACCGGTAGATTTAATAAGAAAAACAATAATGAAAAGCGATGAAGCTTACTAA
- a CDS encoding response regulator transcription factor, whose product MINSTKTVLVVDDEENIVNVVKAYLEKEGYTVLISYKGQEALNIFDEKEIDFIILDLMLPDLSGEEVCKKIRIKSNVPILMLTAKVGEGDRIYGLDIGADDYMPKPFSPKELVARVRAILRRTAGNRIATEILELNSGDLTINFKNMEVKKQGKLVDLTATELRLLSLLAQNIGMVFSRDALIEKVLGYDYEGYDRTIDTHIKNIRQKIEDKDIKYIVTVYGVGYKFVEE is encoded by the coding sequence ATGATTAATAGTACTAAAACTGTTCTTGTAGTGGATGATGAGGAGAATATAGTTAACGTTGTAAAGGCCTATTTAGAGAAAGAAGGCTATACTGTATTAATTTCATATAAAGGTCAAGAAGCTTTAAATATATTTGATGAGAAAGAAATTGACTTTATTATATTAGACCTAATGCTACCTGATTTGTCGGGAGAAGAAGTGTGTAAGAAAATAAGAATAAAATCAAATGTACCTATCTTGATGCTAACAGCTAAGGTCGGTGAAGGCGATAGGATATATGGATTAGACATCGGGGCAGATGATTATATGCCTAAGCCATTTAGTCCGAAGGAATTAGTAGCTAGGGTTAGGGCAATTTTAAGAAGAACAGCTGGAAATAGAATAGCTACTGAAATACTAGAACTTAATAGTGGAGATCTAACAATTAATTTTAAAAATATGGAAGTAAAAAAACAAGGTAAGCTGGTAGACTTAACAGCTACAGAACTTAGACTTTTAAGTTTATTGGCTCAAAATATAGGTATGGTTTTCTCGAGAGATGCATTAATTGAGAAAGTGCTTGGATATGATTATGAAGGCTATGATAGAACAATAGATACCCATATCAAAAACATAAGACAAAAAATTGAGGACAAAGATATTAAATATATTGTTACTGTTTATGGTGTAGGATACAAATTTGTGGAGGAATAG
- a CDS encoding sensor histidine kinase gives MFNKLKSRLILLIMGGAIFAIALVSIITNVTLFNQFDIYMATKQDKKIDAVVDMIYEAYITDGYWSNKVLQYISLSPLTSDFDIVIKDSKDSIIFEDVLDDTMVSHHNRMMQRMGHGMMRKNYSNSMDELAKNEDYVKTSYTLNVDNNKIGTVDIGYVGPFYVSESDVIFTEGINRSIFYAALISILASIILGLYSSKVFSKPILKITKVANDIRDGKLDTKVDENNNIIELRELSKSINHLSKSLGEQELLRKRLTSDISHELRTPLTVLQSHIEAIIDGVWEPTEERLNVCKNEVVRLIKLVEELKYLTDIDNRKIILENKSYNLSREIIEVVEGFKSQFIEKEITLNSNIMEDVFLVGDRDKIRQVIINLLSNALKFTNTGGRVEVKLEDNGNEVVITVNDNGIGVDKKDIPYLFERLYRSDISRNRKTGGMGIGLTITKSLIEEHGGRIEVESEKDRGTKVIVKLPKKVK, from the coding sequence ATGTTTAATAAACTTAAGTCTAGACTTATTTTGCTTATTATGGGTGGCGCAATATTTGCTATTGCATTGGTGAGTATTATTACTAACGTTACACTATTTAACCAGTTCGATATATACATGGCTACGAAACAGGATAAAAAAATAGATGCAGTAGTTGATATGATCTATGAAGCATATATTACAGATGGTTATTGGTCAAATAAGGTTCTACAATATATTAGCTTATCTCCCTTAACTAGTGACTTTGATATCGTAATTAAGGATAGTAAAGATAGTATTATTTTTGAAGATGTTTTAGATGATACAATGGTAAGTCATCATAATCGAATGATGCAAAGAATGGGACATGGGATGATGAGGAAAAATTATTCTAATAGTATGGATGAATTAGCGAAAAATGAGGATTATGTTAAGACAAGTTATACATTAAATGTGGATAATAATAAGATAGGAACTGTTGATATTGGCTATGTAGGCCCTTTTTATGTATCTGAAAGTGATGTTATCTTTACAGAAGGAATCAACAGATCTATATTTTATGCAGCACTTATTTCAATTTTAGCTTCTATTATTTTAGGGCTTTATTCATCAAAAGTTTTTTCAAAGCCTATTCTAAAAATAACTAAGGTGGCCAACGATATACGTGATGGGAAATTGGATACTAAGGTGGATGAGAATAACAATATTATTGAGTTAAGAGAACTGTCTAAATCTATAAATCATCTTTCAAAGTCCCTAGGTGAGCAAGAATTATTAAGAAAAAGATTGACTTCTGATATTTCACATGAATTAAGAACACCTCTAACCGTACTACAAAGCCATATTGAAGCTATAATTGATGGCGTGTGGGAACCTACTGAAGAAAGGTTAAATGTTTGTAAAAATGAGGTTGTACGCCTAATTAAACTTGTTGAAGAACTTAAATATTTAACTGATATAGATAATCGTAAAATTATATTAGAAAATAAAAGTTATAATTTGTCTAGAGAAATAATAGAAGTTGTTGAAGGTTTTAAGTCACAATTTATAGAAAAGGAAATTACTTTAAATAGTAATATAATGGAGGATGTTTTTTTAGTAGGAGATCGGGATAAAATTAGACAAGTGATAATTAATCTACTCTCAAATGCATTAAAATTTACTAATACAGGTGGTAGAGTAGAGGTTAAATTAGAGGATAATGGAAATGAGGTAGTTATTACAGTTAATGATAATGGTATTGGCGTAGATAAAAAGGATATACCTTATTTATTTGAAAGATTATATAGAAGTGATATTTCTAGAAATAGAAAAACCGGAGGTATGGGCATAGGTCTTACTATTACTAAATCGTTAATAGAGGAACATGGTGGTAGAATTGAAGTGGAAAGTGAGAAGGATAGAGGAACTAAAGTTATAGTTAAGTTACCCAAAAAAGTAAAATAA
- a CDS encoding YibE/F family protein translates to MKKFILILVALLIIISPSTFSYAEGEIGTTEQVQSELVKAKILNVEQLENDPDNPIFTKLMMVKVEILNGEYKGEQFEIPHNLTGSYGYDIDVEPGDKVLVTVEKIEDGSVEVYISEHLRDTYVYIVAAIFVALILIIGRVKGLKTIITLILTILLVLKGLLPGLLAGYNPILLTIGIAFIITVVTILTVGGINRKSYAAIIGVLGGVFVAGLIAYVIGSKVKLTGLSSEEAVMLMYIPQGIKFDFKGLLFAGIIMGALGAVMDVGMSISSSMEEIKNADPTMSTKTLIMSGMNVGKDIMGTMANTLILAYTGSSIPLLLLFTAYGEDFTKIINLDIIATEIIRAFAGSIGLILCIPLTALVAGVLMEKHKTAEENITDMDKI, encoded by the coding sequence TTGAAAAAATTTATTTTAATATTGGTCGCGTTATTGATAATTATAAGTCCTAGTACCTTTAGTTATGCAGAGGGCGAAATAGGAACTACAGAGCAGGTTCAGTCAGAATTGGTAAAGGCAAAGATTTTAAATGTTGAACAATTAGAAAATGATCCTGATAATCCAATTTTTACAAAGCTTATGATGGTAAAAGTTGAAATATTAAATGGTGAATATAAAGGAGAACAATTTGAAATACCTCATAATTTAACTGGAAGTTATGGATATGACATTGATGTAGAACCAGGAGATAAGGTATTAGTTACAGTTGAAAAGATAGAGGATGGTAGTGTAGAGGTATATATTTCTGAACACTTAAGGGATACATATGTTTACATTGTCGCCGCAATATTTGTTGCTCTAATATTAATTATTGGTAGAGTAAAAGGTTTAAAAACAATAATTACTCTAATACTAACTATTTTATTAGTATTAAAGGGATTATTACCAGGATTACTAGCAGGCTATAATCCTATATTATTAACAATTGGTATAGCCTTTATTATTACAGTTGTAACAATTTTAACTGTTGGTGGTATAAATAGGAAAAGCTATGCGGCAATTATTGGAGTGCTAGGTGGAGTTTTTGTAGCAGGTTTAATTGCTTATGTTATAGGTTCCAAAGTTAAGCTGACAGGATTATCTAGTGAAGAAGCAGTAATGTTAATGTATATACCACAAGGAATAAAGTTTGATTTTAAAGGACTATTATTTGCTGGTATTATTATGGGTGCTTTAGGGGCAGTGATGGATGTAGGTATGTCAATTTCCTCATCTATGGAGGAGATTAAAAATGCAGATCCTACTATGTCAACAAAGACTTTAATAATGTCTGGTATGAATGTAGGTAAGGATATTATGGGTACTATGGCTAATACTCTTATATTAGCTTATACAGGAAGTTCTATCCCTTTATTGCTACTATTTACTGCTTATGGAGAAGACTTTACTAAAATTATTAATCTAGATATTATAGCTACAGAAATTATACGTGCATTTGCAGGTAGTATAGGACTTATTTTATGTATCCCATTAACTGCATTAGTGGCAGGAGTGTTAATGGAGAAACATAAAACTGCTGAAGAAAATATAACTGATATGGATAAGATATAG
- a CDS encoding sigma-54-dependent Fis family transcriptional regulator produces the protein MDLRKIVSSVQNISEAISSVIKVDVTVVDNKLNRIAGTGCYKWRIGETVSNNSVFGFALRQGESFIIENPGEHSACLKCDNIGDCNEYAEVCCPIKIENHIVGVIGLIAFEEDQRSAIVSNQKNLIKFLNKMAELISSKLLEQENTDKIKLLARELEIVLNSVDKGIIAVDNIGQVLRYNKKAIELFKIDENIADKMNIRDFIGDFDFTLLVNECAGVKNIEFIYNRAKHRFRGVFDANIISLENKTFGFLFTFSNLSEVLNIVNDITTGNIMTNFEDIIGNSISFKNVKIKAERAARSTSTILIQGESGTGKELFARAIHLHSYQNNGPFIAINCAAIPEQLLESELFGYEEGAFTGAIRGGKAGKFELANKGTIFLDEIGDMPLHLQTKLLRVLQDHVIEKVGGKELIPIDVRIIAATNKDLEKKVLDGEFRQDLFYRINVIPINIPPLRYRLDDIFILVEYLLGKCNDKLGKHINQVDENVFNIFMNYEWPGNVRELENTIEYAVNMCTTNIIEEKDLPNRLIRKNRMRDKSCFEGITPIKELEKKEIEKALLYFQNRNQSINCAAKALGISRATLYRKIKEYEIKII, from the coding sequence ATGGATTTAAGAAAAATTGTATCCAGTGTTCAAAATATTTCAGAAGCAATATCTAGTGTTATAAAAGTAGATGTAACGGTTGTTGACAATAAGCTAAATAGGATTGCTGGTACAGGGTGCTATAAGTGGAGAATTGGGGAGACAGTAAGTAATAACTCTGTTTTTGGATTTGCACTAAGACAAGGAGAAAGTTTTATTATAGAAAATCCAGGAGAGCATAGTGCGTGTTTAAAGTGCGATAATATAGGAGACTGCAATGAATATGCAGAGGTTTGTTGTCCTATTAAGATAGAAAATCATATAGTTGGTGTTATTGGATTAATTGCATTTGAGGAAGATCAAAGAAGTGCTATTGTTAGCAATCAGAAAAATCTAATTAAGTTTTTAAACAAGATGGCAGAATTGATTTCATCTAAGCTTTTAGAACAAGAAAATACGGATAAAATTAAGCTTTTAGCAAGGGAGCTAGAAATTGTACTAAATTCTGTAGATAAAGGAATTATTGCTGTTGACAATATTGGTCAGGTACTGCGTTATAATAAAAAGGCAATTGAATTATTTAAAATTGATGAAAATATTGCTGATAAAATGAATATTCGTGATTTTATTGGAGATTTTGATTTTACATTACTGGTAAATGAATGTGCAGGAGTAAAGAATATTGAATTTATATATAATAGAGCTAAGCATCGGTTTAGAGGTGTTTTTGATGCTAATATTATTAGCCTAGAAAATAAAACTTTTGGTTTCTTGTTTACCTTTAGTAATCTTTCTGAAGTATTAAACATTGTAAACGACATTACTACTGGAAATATTATGACTAACTTTGAGGATATTATAGGGAATAGTATCTCATTTAAAAATGTAAAGATTAAGGCAGAAAGAGCTGCAAGATCAACTTCTACTATATTAATTCAGGGCGAGAGCGGAACTGGAAAAGAGTTATTTGCAAGAGCAATACATCTACATAGTTATCAGAATAATGGGCCATTTATTGCTATAAATTGTGCTGCAATTCCAGAACAACTTTTGGAAAGTGAACTTTTTGGATATGAGGAAGGAGCATTTACAGGTGCTATAAGAGGAGGTAAGGCCGGGAAATTTGAATTGGCCAATAAAGGAACTATTTTTCTTGATGAGATAGGAGATATGCCCCTACATTTACAAACTAAGCTTTTAAGGGTACTACAAGACCATGTAATAGAAAAGGTAGGGGGCAAGGAACTTATACCAATAGATGTAAGAATAATCGCGGCAACTAATAAGGATTTAGAAAAAAAGGTTTTAGACGGAGAATTTAGACAAGATTTATTTTATAGAATTAATGTTATACCTATTAATATTCCACCTCTTAGATATAGATTGGACGACATATTTATATTGGTCGAATATTTATTGGGAAAATGCAATGATAAGTTAGGAAAACACATTAATCAAGTTGATGAAAATGTATTTAATATTTTTATGAATTATGAGTGGCCAGGAAATGTAAGAGAGCTAGAAAATACTATAGAATATGCTGTTAATATGTGTACTACTAATATTATAGAAGAAAAAGACTTGCCTAATAGGCTAATAAGAAAGAATAGGATGCGAGATAAGAGTTGTTTTGAAGGCATAACTCCTATTAAAGAATTAGAAAAAAAAGAAATTGAAAAGGCACTTCTATATTTTCAAAATAGAAATCAGTCTATTAACTGTGCAGCAAAGGCATTGGGTATAAGTAGGGCGACCTTATATAGAAAGATAAAAGAATACGAAATAAAGATAATATAA